Proteins encoded in a region of the uncultured Fibrobacter sp. genome:
- a CDS encoding FISUMP domain-containing protein, producing the protein MKLEFMKLKFETGLRMSLRGPIGTKQSLVAFILLAFLLSACSSLGERDNPTDPEADNYNAAILNGSSAGSLVTSSASEESKSTRKYLNPEITYGEIQDERDGQVYATVSIGSSVWLAENMNLSGFGVCYDDDHSLCRKYGHLYNWYEATEICPEGFHLPTKAEWNEIQGNVALLSLKGWALDDGAVGGTDEYGLALLPGGFGTGNSEDGFSYEGASTDAMLWTATEFKSDSAYGIFVNSTQRETLRHARNSYMAVRCVGDKGTELIIPSSDSSGEDNTDPESSSSDKSKNSSNSSGKNSSSSAGKGKNGIVCGDLWCGARHEYTVNTGYKDGGYWVVYKDDGNGGDSYFEWLAEDVLYPDMSANIDDCDGVCGIAHMGFSYDYPYVDVGFAIDEGNSPVDISSWDGICVVYDAEQDFYASFQPDEPFQIEMEYDDYVYLMKKGTNVTVDIPWTEFDQAGWGVARDRDEVLSRVAAIVFVFKGYGYGESVSFNIRSVGRLGTCK; encoded by the coding sequence ATGAAATTAGAATTTATGAAATTGAAATTCGAAACGGGTCTTCGTATGTCATTGCGAGGACCGATAGGGACGAAGCAATCTCTAGTAGCATTCATTCTCTTGGCATTCCTCCTTTCCGCCTGTAGCTCTCTCGGTGAACGCGATAACCCGACTGACCCCGAGGCTGACAATTACAATGCCGCTATCTTGAACGGTTCTTCTGCGGGGAGCCTGGTGACATCTTCGGCTAGCGAAGAGTCTAAATCGACTCGAAAGTACCTGAATCCAGAAATCACTTATGGTGAAATTCAGGACGAACGTGACGGACAGGTGTACGCGACCGTTTCTATTGGTTCTTCGGTCTGGCTTGCCGAAAATATGAACCTTTCGGGTTTTGGCGTTTGCTACGACGATGACCACTCGCTTTGCCGCAAGTACGGACATCTGTATAACTGGTACGAGGCGACGGAAATTTGCCCAGAAGGATTCCACTTGCCGACCAAGGCGGAATGGAACGAAATTCAGGGGAATGTCGCTCTGTTGTCGCTCAAGGGTTGGGCTCTTGATGATGGCGCCGTGGGTGGTACCGATGAATACGGGCTTGCTTTGCTACCGGGCGGCTTTGGCACTGGAAATTCCGAAGACGGATTTTCCTATGAAGGGGCGTCTACCGACGCGATGCTTTGGACGGCTACCGAATTCAAGAGCGATAGCGCTTATGGCATTTTTGTGAATTCAACGCAAAGGGAAACTCTCCGCCATGCGAGAAATAGCTATATGGCTGTTCGTTGTGTAGGGGACAAGGGAACTGAATTGATTATCCCGTCCAGCGATTCATCTGGCGAAGATAATACGGACCCCGAAAGTAGTAGCTCCGATAAGTCCAAGAACAGCTCAAACAGCTCCGGTAAGAACAGCTCTAGCAGCGCGGGTAAGGGCAAAAACGGCATTGTTTGTGGAGACCTGTGGTGCGGAGCAAGGCATGAATACACCGTCAATACGGGATATAAAGATGGCGGATACTGGGTGGTGTACAAGGACGATGGAAATGGTGGAGATTCCTATTTTGAATGGCTTGCCGAAGATGTCTTGTATCCTGACATGTCTGCAAATATTGATGATTGCGATGGAGTGTGCGGGATTGCACACATGGGGTTCAGTTACGACTACCCGTATGTTGATGTAGGCTTTGCTATAGACGAAGGTAATTCCCCTGTCGATATTTCATCTTGGGACGGTATATGCGTTGTCTATGATGCCGAACAAGATTTCTATGCTTCGTTCCAGCCTGACGAACCTTTCCAAATAGAGATGGAGTATGACGATTATGTGTACTTGATGAAAAAAGGAACGAATGTGACGGTCGATATTCCGTGGACTGAATTTGATCAGGCCGGATGGGGTGTGGCTCGTGACCGTGACGAGGTGCTTTCCAGGGTGGCGGCTATCGTATTTGTGTTCAAAGGTTATGGTTATGGAGAATCCGTTTCTTTCAACATCAGGTCTGTTGGACGTCTAGGAACTTGTAAGTAA
- a CDS encoding TlpA disulfide reductase family protein, with translation MKIFLKTSLRACRRQAWQSIVAILFFALSSFAADASAKSVKIPLPPAISDSLPWFAVFELQNENSPFTRNHLSKLASSSERVALVYYATWCIPCREGLRQISENAAALAEAKTKIVLVNVGEREKDDITRFLSKFLLEKTPAVIDPFGRMTEGFGLMKEGENIDLPRTIVVDKSMHPSFMIGAEGADYIQILKGEL, from the coding sequence ATGAAGATCTTTTTGAAAACGTCATTGCGAGCTTGCCGTAGGCAAGCGTGGCAATCCATAGTTGCAATCCTGTTCTTTGCGCTTTCATCGTTTGCTGCAGACGCCTCTGCAAAGTCCGTAAAGATTCCGCTTCCACCCGCCATTTCGGATTCCCTTCCGTGGTTTGCCGTTTTTGAACTTCAAAACGAAAATTCCCCCTTTACGCGTAACCATCTGAGTAAACTAGCTTCTTCTTCGGAGCGGGTTGCCTTGGTTTATTATGCAACGTGGTGCATTCCTTGTCGCGAAGGCCTTCGCCAAATTTCTGAAAATGCGGCGGCTCTTGCCGAAGCCAAGACGAAAATTGTCCTGGTGAATGTCGGGGAGCGTGAAAAGGATGACATCACGAGATTCTTGAGTAAATTCCTGCTCGAAAAGACCCCTGCGGTCATAGATCCGTTCGGACGCATGACCGAAGGTTTTGGACTGATGAAAGAAGGCGAGAACATTGACCTTCCGCGAACGATTGTCGTGGACAAGTCGATGCATCCGAGCTTTATGATTGGTGCCGAGGGCGCCGATTATATTCAAATACTGAAGGGTGAATTATGA
- a CDS encoding AAA family ATPase yields the protein MENAKKTINLFLKNTFSSPNELKAELYKAGVAAMEEGWTFMDASFQLGGKARDDGMDGEEVEQTLRRAFSAEKRSSERPEESPAATQAPAEGAAPAQAHAPGTPQTVAMPIITPLSANMISMEQMLAMGLDTQSLELLQNFKIDPEALSIPWPAADWRKDLAKLLEATFDPDETIAFKVSNTPESTEELVSNIIGQDDSIKKIMKSLDSPEGALLCINAVKGGEDTSDESYHFRYVVVDNPKMSLAKQLAYYKALNLPCAALVNTGANSVQAWVKIFANDEEEYNERVDFLFKTLDSQGFKVDPSNRNPHMMVRMPGVLRGGKQQYLIGLEQGAKNFKEWQEWVEYSLDGKPLIELASDTEEAPKKDQTIVENMLRAGEFFLFTAPPKSGKSLALMDLGLSICYGEDWFGNTTSSSDVLFINFELTKSVFLNRLYLLGGKRNLNASTPKFGFLNLRGTALSPIETAQLIAKRIQGAKRLENHDYRVVIIDPISAVLHNPKSTRLNGAPHQILMQMVDTIIALTGCAVVSSCNLDEYPYLEARADSLIKLSPVEGSLNLYQINGTFREFPKMLARECSWIYPRFLV from the coding sequence ATGGAAAACGCAAAAAAGACCATTAACCTGTTCTTAAAAAACACGTTCAGCAGCCCAAACGAACTCAAGGCAGAGCTCTACAAGGCCGGCGTTGCCGCCATGGAAGAAGGCTGGACGTTCATGGACGCAAGCTTCCAACTAGGAGGCAAGGCCCGTGACGACGGTATGGACGGAGAAGAAGTCGAACAGACTCTCCGCCGCGCATTTTCTGCCGAAAAACGCTCCTCGGAACGCCCCGAAGAATCCCCCGCAGCAACACAGGCCCCCGCAGAAGGGGCTGCACCTGCCCAGGCTCACGCCCCCGGCACCCCGCAAACCGTTGCCATGCCAATCATTACGCCGCTTTCGGCAAACATGATTTCGATGGAACAGATGCTTGCCATGGGGCTTGATACGCAGTCCCTGGAACTGTTGCAGAACTTCAAGATTGACCCCGAAGCGCTTTCGATTCCATGGCCCGCCGCAGACTGGCGAAAGGACCTCGCAAAACTTTTGGAAGCAACCTTCGACCCCGACGAAACCATCGCCTTCAAGGTATCGAACACTCCCGAAAGCACCGAAGAACTTGTTTCTAACATCATCGGGCAAGACGACTCCATCAAGAAAATCATGAAGAGTCTTGACAGCCCCGAAGGTGCGCTCCTCTGCATCAACGCGGTCAAGGGTGGCGAAGACACCTCCGACGAATCGTACCATTTCCGCTACGTGGTCGTCGACAACCCAAAGATGTCTTTGGCCAAGCAGCTCGCCTACTACAAGGCCCTGAACCTCCCCTGTGCCGCTCTCGTGAATACGGGTGCAAACTCCGTGCAAGCCTGGGTCAAGATTTTTGCAAACGACGAAGAAGAATACAACGAACGCGTCGACTTCCTTTTCAAGACGCTCGACTCGCAGGGGTTCAAGGTAGACCCGAGCAACCGAAACCCGCACATGATGGTGCGTATGCCGGGTGTGCTCCGCGGAGGCAAGCAGCAGTACCTGATTGGCCTGGAACAAGGCGCCAAGAACTTCAAGGAATGGCAAGAATGGGTGGAATACTCCCTTGACGGAAAGCCGCTTATAGAACTTGCAAGCGACACCGAGGAAGCCCCGAAGAAAGACCAGACCATTGTCGAAAATATGCTCCGCGCAGGTGAATTTTTCCTGTTCACGGCACCTCCGAAAAGCGGAAAGTCCCTTGCGCTAATGGACTTAGGCCTTTCCATTTGCTATGGCGAAGACTGGTTCGGAAATACGACCTCGTCGAGCGACGTCCTGTTTATCAATTTTGAACTGACAAAATCCGTTTTCCTGAACCGCTTGTACCTACTTGGCGGCAAGCGCAACCTGAACGCGAGTACCCCGAAATTCGGTTTCCTGAACCTGCGCGGAACGGCACTTTCGCCGATCGAAACCGCCCAGCTGATTGCAAAGCGTATCCAGGGGGCAAAGCGACTCGAAAACCACGATTACCGCGTGGTGATTATCGACCCGATTTCGGCCGTGCTGCACAATCCGAAATCCACCCGACTGAACGGGGCTCCGCACCAGATCCTGATGCAGATGGTCGACACGATTATCGCCCTCACAGGGTGCGCCGTGGTGTCGTCCTGTAACCTGGACGAATACCCCTACCTCGAAGCACGTGCCGACTCGCTGATTAAGCTTTCGCCAGTGGAAGGCAGCCTGAACCTTTACCAGATTAACGGAACCTTCCGCGAATTCCCGAAGATGCTTGCAAGAGAATGCTCGTGGATCTACCCGAGATTCCTGGTTTAA